A stretch of the Vigna radiata var. radiata cultivar VC1973A chromosome 7, Vradiata_ver6, whole genome shotgun sequence genome encodes the following:
- the LOC106766323 gene encoding uncharacterized protein LOC106766323 has translation MAMALGVEHNLQLKVDRDSQAYQIDQVDQDCWNYRADQDFRADQDFWADQGYWTDEDYLADRDFLIDRDFLSDRDFLTDRDFLADRDFLTDRDFPAEWDNQADRNYLADRDYLADRDNLADRDNLTDPDYRADWDCQADRADWDCQADRADWDCQADQAEWDYLADHDYRADRDCRADRAEWDYLAERDYRVDRDTLADRDNLVDQDILADRDFLADRDKLDNLADQDFLVDRDNLDDRDNLVDWDFLADLDNLVDRDFQADRDYLADKDFLADPN, from the exons ATGGCTATGGCATTAGGAGTTGAGCATAATTTGCAACTTAAGGTTGATCGGGATTCCCAAGCTTACCAGATTGATCAAGTTGACCAGGATTGTTGGAATTATCGCGCTGATCAGGATTTTCGGGCTGATCAAGATTTTTGGGCTGATCAGGGCTACTGGACTGACGAGGATTACCTGGCTGATCGAGATTTCTTGATTGACCGGGATTTCCTATCTGATCGAGATTTCCTGACTGACCGGGATTTCCTAGCTGACCGAGATTTCCTGACTGATCGGGATTTCCCGGCTGAGTGGGATAACCAGGCTGACCGGAATTACCTGGCTGACCGGGATTACCTGGCTGATCGGGATAACCTGGCTGATCGGGATAACCTGACTGACCCAGATTACCGGGCTGACTGGGATTGTCAGGCTGACCGAGCTGACTGGGATTGTCAGGCTGACCGAGCTGACTGGGATTGTCAGGCTGACCAGGCTGAATGGGATTACTTGGCTGACCACGATTACCGGGCTGACCGGGATTGCCGGGCTGACCGGGCTGAATGGGATTACCTGGCTGAGCGGGATTACCGGGTTGATCGGGATACCCTGGCTGACCGGGATAACCTGGTTGACCAGGATATCTTGGCTGACCGGGATTTCCTGGCTGATCGGGATAAATTG GATAACTTGGCTGATCAGGATTTCCTTGTTGATCGGGATAACCTGGATGATCGGGATAACTTGGTTGATTGGGATTTTCTGGCTGACCTGGATAACCTGGTTGACCGAGATTTTCAAGCTGACCGAGATTACCTGGCTGATAAGGATTTCCTTGCTGACCCAAATTAG